A single genomic interval of Zingiber officinale cultivar Zhangliang chromosome 4A, Zo_v1.1, whole genome shotgun sequence harbors:
- the LOC121969907 gene encoding fasciclin-like arabinogalactan protein 7, whose protein sequence is MGLSSFFCATALLVSLISSSATAQSPPAPFLPPSPAPAPAPHFVNLTDLLSVTGPFGTFLNYLLETKVIDTFQNQANDTKQGITLFVPNNAAFASLERSDLGNLTQDQLKSLLLCHAFPKYYSLSDFRNLSNSNPVSTMAGGQYTLNVTDSSGLIHVASSWSNPKIFSSVWATPPTAVYVINRVLLPQTIFSSDPPLAPAPAPAPETTKPSDVAPPRSEIASAPKSSESSTSGALPHSSGASLFNHMVCALFGSLILVL, encoded by the coding sequence ATGGGGCTTTCTTCATTTTTTTGTGCCACTGCGCTACTTGTTTCGTTGATCTCTTCTTCTGCGACTGCGCAATCTCCTCCAGCTCCGTTCCTGCCTCCCTCTCCGGCACCTGCTCCGGCCCCGCACTTTGTCAACCTCACGGATCTGCTCTCAGTCACTGGCCCTTTTGGCACCTTCCTCAACTATCTCCTTGAGACCAAAGTCATCGACACATTTCAGAACCAGGCTAATGATACCAAACAAGGCATTACCCTCTTCGTCCCCAATAATGCAGCCTTTGCCTCGCTCGAGAGATCCGACCTCGGAAATCTTACCCAGGACCAGCTAAAATCTCTGCTCCTCTGCCATGCCTTCCCCAAATACTACTCCCTCTCCGACTTCAGGAACCTCAGCAACTCGAACCCCGTGAGCACAATGGCGGGCGGACAGTATACGCTTAACGTCACTGATTCATCCGGCCTCATCCATGTCGCTTCCAGTTGGTCAAACCCAAAGATCTTTAGCAGTGTGTGGGCAACCCCTCCGACGGCAGTATACGTGATCAACCGTGTTTTACTTCCTCAGACCATCTTCAGCAGTGATCCACCTTTAGCTCCTGCTCCAGCTCCAGCTCCTGAGACCACGAAACCATCCGACGTTGCTCCTCCCCGAAGTGAAATTGCTTCTGCGCCCAAATCATCAGAGTCGTCGACCAGCGGCGCTCTTCCACACAGCAGCGGCGCTAGTCTCTTCAATCACATGGTCTGCGCACTATTCGGCAGTCTGATTCTTGTTCTGTGA